A stretch of DNA from Anaerobacillus isosaccharinicus:
GTCGCAAACTGGTCTAGTTATGGAAGTGACAATGCTCGTGGCGAAGTTTCCTATACGTTTGTAATAGAAGTAGAATAAGGGATGTGAGCCAACAATGAAAAAAAGATGTGAAAGAAATTTTTAAAAAGCTTGCTATGATCTATGAACATCATGTTGGTCGAAAAAAGGGTAGAAATGAATAGGTTGATAGATTAATACTGAGGGTATTCCAATCTCATAATCCAAGCTGTTGCTTTATAATTGCAACAGTTTTTTTGTGGGCAAGAAAGGATTTGAAGGTAATTTATTTTTCTTGGAGAATAACTTTAATAACAACAGTAATGTATGCACAAAATGGAGGAAGTTTGATGTTAAATATCTATTTTACCAGACATGGAGAAACTCAGTGGAATATAGAGCAGCGGTTACAAGGATGGAAAAACTCTGAGTTAACCGAAGAAGGTGTGAGAAATGCACAATTATTAGGGGAGAGGTTGTATCAGACTAATTTCCGTACAATATATTCAAGCTCTAGTGAACGAGCCTTGAAGACTGCAAAAATTATTTGTTCAGATAGAGACATCCCAATTCATATTGTTGATAATCTAAAAGAAATATCCTTTGGCGAGTGGGAAGGAAAGACACAGGTTGAGATCGAGGAAAGTTATGAAAAGGAATATTCGAATTTTTGGGCAATGCCTCACGAGTATAATCATGTACCGCATAACGCCGAGAGTTTACCCGACTTTAAGCTACGTGTAGAAAAAGCGATAAAAGGTATTATTGAAACAAATTCTAATGGTAATATATTAATTGTCACTCACGGAGTGGTTATTAGAGCGATGATGTCATTTTTTTTGGACGTCCCCACAAAAAATATGTGGGATTTTCCCATTATTCATGGGACAAGTCTTTCGCTAGTTAGATGGAATGGAAAACAGTTTCAAAAAGTAATGTTAGGAGACACGGCACATATGGGATAAAGGTGAAGCACTCTGGGATTGTCGGCAGGAGAATAGTTAAAACAGGAATATCAGTCTTTATAACTGCGTTAATTTGTATAAAATTAAAATTACCAGTCGAGTTTGCTGTAATTGCAGCGATTGTAACAATTGAGCCAACAGCTTCTGATTCAATCAGAAAAGGCTTAATACGTCTCCCTGCTTCTGCTATTGGAGCTGGGTTGGCAGTGTTTTTTGTTTATTTATGGGGGCCAACTGCCTTATCATTCACGTTAGCTGCAATATTAACGATATTTTTATGCCAAAGGCTGAAACTTTATGATGGCATCTTAGTTGCTACGCTAACAGCGGTCGCCATGGTTCCTGATATCCATGATCATTATTTTCTAACATTTCTATCTAGATTAGGAACTACCTTTATCGGTTTGACAGTTTCGTCTTTAATTAATTTTTTTATTTTACCACCTAAATATAGCCCCCTAATTAAAGAGAAGCTCGGACCTAATTTTCAGTTAGTTACCCAAGTATTGCTAGAGACAGTCCAATTTGTCTTTCGCATTAAACAGACTGAGGTTATTATTCCTTCGTCTGCCTACAACAAACTTAGACAAGAAACAGAGAAAATAAGTGAAATGTTGACGTTCCAGGAACGAGAGTGGAAATATCATAAAATTAAGCTGAGTGAATATCGAAATTTCTACAGATTAAAGAAAACGAACACGATTATGCAGAAGATCGTTCTTCATTTAGGAAATCTTCAATATGTAAATGAACCAGCTCATTTTACACCTTCTGATCAAGATATAATAATGGAGGCAGTCATTTCAATTCAAAGCATATTAAATAATCCTTCCTATGCTATTGAAGATCGACACTATACGTTAGTTTATGAACTAGATACCCGGTTAAAATATGAAGCTAATCAATTGTTAAGTTCTAATCACTATTTTCACCATTTTACACCAAAAAGAATTATTTATTTTGAACTATTATCAATTCATGATTGTTTAGAAGAATTGCAGGATTTATACAAAGGTTAATTTAACTATTCCAGTGAGCTACTAACAATATTTTTTTATATTTATCAATCAAACGTTTAATTAAATATCAATTCTCGAGGCTTTATTGAATTAAAGTCTCTTGTTTGGTATTATCTATTTATTGTGAAAAATGGTAGAGTGAATAAATTACGGAGGTGGAATTATGGCTCGAATTACAAAAGATCAAGTAAAACATGTTGCTCACTTAGCACGCCTTTCAGTATCGGAAGAAGAAGTTGAGCTTTTTACAGAACAGCTGGATGCTATAATTGGGTTTGCAGAACAACTTAATGAATTAGATACAGCGGGAATTGAACCGACAACACATGTCCTAGATATTAAAAATGTTCTTAGAGAAGATGTTGTAAGAAAATCATTAAAAAGAGAAGATGCATTAAAGAATGCACCAGACGAACAAGATGGACAAGTAAAAGTTCCATCAATTATGGAGTAAAGGGGGTTTTGTCGTTGTCATTAATTGAACAAAGTGTACAAGCAATACATAAACAACTACGTGAAAAAGAAATAACGGTTACAGAACTAGTCGATGCATCATATAAACGAATAGCTGCAGTAGATGACAAAGTGAAGGCATTTATTACCCTTGATGAGGAAAATGCAAGAAGCTACGCGAAGCAACTAGATGAGGCGTTAGTTGGAAAAGTCGAAAAAGGGCTCTTATACGGTCTTCCGATTGGGATTAAAGATAACATTGTTACAAAAGGCTTGAAAACAACTTGTGCAAGTAAAATCCTAGGTGACTTTGAACCAGTTCACGATGCAACAGTAATGGGGAAAATCCGATCCTCAGAAGCGATAATGATCGGTAAATTGAATATGGACGAGTTTGCGATGGGGTCTTCTACAGAAAACTCTGGTTTCTTCCAAACAAGAAATCCTTGGAATCTTGACCATGTTCCAGGTGGTTCTAGTGGTGGCTCAGCTGCTTCTGTAGCAGCTGGAGAAGTTCTTTTCTCATTAGGTAGTGATACGGGTGGTTCAGTTCGTCAACCAGCATCCTATTGTGGTGTTGTCGGCTTAAAGCCAACATATGGACGAGTTTCTCGCTTTGGCCTAGTTGCGTTTGCTTCTTCTCTTGATCAAATTGGACCAATCACTAGATCAGTGGAAGATAACGCCTACTTAATGCAAGTCATCGCAGGCTACGACAAAATGGATTCTACAAGTGCTAATGTTGATGTTCCTGATTATTTATCTAGTTTAACTGGTGATGTTCAAGGCTTGAGAATTGCTGTACCAAAGGAATACTTAGCTGAAGGTGTAAATGAAGATGTTCGTAATAAAGTACTAGATGCCTTAAAGGTGTTAGAAGGTCTAGGTGCTACTTGGGAAGAAGTATCCCTTCCTCATTCAAAATATGCTGTAGCTACTTATTACTTACTTTCTTCATCAGAAGCATCAGCTAACTTAGCACGCTTTGATGGAGTTCGTTATGGGGTGCGCTCAGACAATGATAAGAATTTAATTGAAATGTATAAAGAAAGTCGTAGCCAAGGCTTTGGCAATGAGGTCAAACGTCGTATCATGTTAGGGACCTTTGCGTTAAGTTCTGGCTACTATGACGCTTACTATAAAAAAGCTCAGCAAGTTCGTACCTTAATTAAAAAAGACTTTGATGAGGTTCTAGAGAAGTTTGATGTAATTGTTGGGCCAACTGCACCAACGACTGCATTTAAAATTGGTGAGAAGACGAAAGATCCTCTTACAATGTACGCAAATGATATTTTAACGATTCCGGTGAACTTAGCAGGTGTTCCTGCCATTTCTATTCCTTGTGGATTATCGAATGGCTTACCAGTTGGTTTACAAATTATTGGAAAACACTTTGATGAGTCTACGGTGTACCGAGTGGCACATGCTTTTGAGCAAGCGACAGAACACCATCAGGCGAAACCACAATTGTAAGGGGGGACAAAGATGAATTTTGAAATGGTATGTGGATTAGAAGTCCACGTTGAACTTAAGACGAATACAAAAATATTTTGTGGGTGTTCGACAGAATTTGGAGCACCACCTAACAGTCAGACGTGCCCTATTTGTTTAGGTCACCCAGGTGTCTTACCTGTTTTAAATAAACAGGCCGTAGAATTTGGGATGAAGGCATCGATGGCCCTTAATTGTGAAATTGCCTCAATTACTAAGTTTGATCGAAAAAATTACTTTTATCCAGATAGCCCAAAAGCCTACCAAATCTCTCAGTTTGACAAGCCAATTGGTGAACATGGATGGATTGATATTGAAGTAAATGGTGAGAAAAAGCGAATTGGAATTACGCGAATTCACTTAGAAGAAGATGCAGGAAAGTTAACTCACTCTGAATATGGTGACTATTCATTAGTAGACTTTAATCGTGTCGGTACGCCTTTAATCGAAATTGTTTCAGAACCTGATATTCGTACTCCAGAAGAAGCTTATGCTTTTTTAGAAAAACTAAAAGCAATCCTAGAATATACAGAAGTTTCCGATTGCCGCATGGAGGAAGGTTCACTACGTTGTGATGCTAACATTTCATTACGCCCAGTCGGCCAAGAAGAATTTGGCACGAAGGCAGAGATTAAAAACTTAAATTCATTTGCCCATGTTCAAAAAGGGTTAGCTTACGAAGAAATTCGCCAAGCAGAAGTGTTAAATGCTGGTGGAGAAATCCTTCAAGAAACAAGACGATGGGATGACGTGAACAAGAAAACGATTTTAATGCGAGTGAAAGAAGGCTCTGATGATTATCGTTACTTCCCAGATCCTGACTTAGTTGATTTTCATATTGACGATGAGTGGAAAGAGCGAGTTCGTGAGACAATTCCAGAGCTTCCTGATGCTAGGCAAGCTCGGTACACAAGCGAATTAGGCTTATCTAGCTATGATGCAGGAGTGCTTACTCAGTCAAAAGCTATGGCAGAATTTTTTGAACAAGGGATAACGTTCGATGCTCCACCAAAGTTACTTGCTAACTGGTTAATGGGTGAAGTAAATGCCTACTTAAAAACAGCGGATAAAGAAATTGGTGATGTACCTTTAACTCCTGAAGCTTTAGCAAAAATGATTGCCCTTATTGAAATAGGGACAATTTCCAATAAGATTGCTAAAGACGTGTTTAAAGAATTGATTGAAAACGGTGGAGACCCTGAGACGATCGTGAAGGAAAAAGGACTTGTTCAGATTTCTGACGAAGGTGAAATTCGCAAGATGATCGTCGGAATTTTAGACCAGAACAAAGCGTCGATTGATGATTTTAAAGCGGGTAAAGACAAAGCCATTGGCTTTTTAGTTGGTCAGGTTATGAAGGCTTCAAGAGGTAAGGCAAATCCTCAGTTAGTAAATCAAATTTTACTAGAAGAAATTAAAACGAGATAATGATAAGCCCCTCGGGAAAGTCCGAGGGGCTTATTTTATAAAATAAAGAGTGGAAAAGAAGCACTTGTTTTTAGTCGGTACGAGAAAAAAGGAGTATGAAAATCAAATTAAGCGTCAGATATTACGAGTTATTAGGTGGTCACGGGAACAAAAATCAAATTTAGTGCCCAATATTCCCAGTTATTAGGTGAACACGGGAGCGAAAATCAAATTTAATGCCTGTAATTTCCAGTTATTAGGTAAATACGGGAACAAAAATGAAATTTAGTGCCCGTCATTTCCAGTTATTAGGTAAACACGGGAACAGAAATGAAATTTAGTGCCTGTAATTTCCAATTATTAGGTAAATCCGGGAACAAAAATCAAATTTAATGCCCGATATTTCCAATTATTAGGTTAACACGGGAACAGAAATTAAATAAAGTGCCCAATATTCCCAGTTATTAGGTAATTACCGGAACAAAAACTAAATAAAGTACTCAACATTAAATAGGGTATCAAGAGTGCAATCCAGAAATAGCGTCTTACATAATCCCGGTCCTAGAACTTGAAAAGTAAAATAGTTTTTCCTTACAACGAAGTACTTTTATTCCCCCCCTTAATAAGTTAAAATGGAAATTGATTGTACATGTTAAATGATGGAATTTAGATTGAGACAAAAGGGGTCGTTTTTTATGAAACGGGCACGTTTAATATATAATCCTTCAGCTGGTAGGGAACAAGTAAAGCGACAATTACCATACATCCTAGAAAGGCTTGAGAATGTCGGCTATGAAGCGTCGGCTCACGCCACAACAGGCAAATATTGTGCCAAAAGGGCGGCAAGACTTGCAGCAGAACGTAATTTTGATTTAGTTATCGCCGCTGGTGGTGACGGAACAATTAACGAAGTCATTAATGGGTTAGCGGAATTACCTTATCGACCAAAGCTTGGTATTATTCCTGCTGGAACGACGAATGATTTTGCACGAGCAATTGAAGTTCCCAGGTCATCGATTGAAGCCGCTTGCGACGTAATATGTAATGGCTATGAAATGCCGATTGATATAGGCAAAGTAGGAGAGCAATATTTTATTAATATTGCTGGCGGTGGAACGTTAACAGAGCTTACCTATGAAGTGCCTAGTAAACTTAAAACGATGATAGGGCAGCTCGCTTACTATGCAAAGGGGATCGAAAAACTCCCTAAGATACATCCGGTAAATGTGCGAATTGAGTACGACGGTAAGTTATTTGAGGGAGAAATTATGCTCTTTCTTGTGTCTAATACGAACTCAGTTGGTGGTTTCGAGAGATTAGCACCAGGAGCATTGGTGAATGACGGAATGTTTGATTTGCTTATCTTAAGAAAAACAAATTTAGCTGATTTCGTTCGTCTCGCAAGCGCAGCTGTTCGTGGTGACCACCTTAATGACCCATCTGTCGTTTACGTTCAAGCAAATAGAATTAAAGTCTACGTAGACGAAGTAGTCCATTTAAATTTAGACGGGGAATATGGTGGCATGCTCCCAAGTGAGTTTGTTAACTTAAGACACCATTTTCAAATGCTAGTACCAGAAAAGCAGATGAGGAAGTATCTAGGTGAATAATGGATGGAACAGTACTTAAAATAGTAGCGGGGCTACTGGTAAGGTGCAACACGTCATTATAAGGAAATTGACACTTTAAATAGTTCAAGTTTTAAAGCCAAAAGTATAATATCTTTCCCACTGTAAAATGGCCCGAAGATCTCTTCGGGCCTTTATTAGATTTGAATTATTTGTATTGAGGACTCGTTTAACAAAGTATCATTTCATTATTGCAATTAATAGAGGCTGATAGTAACGAGAGTCTTTTGTACATAAGGATTTACTCTTTTATTTTCAGACCTAATAATTTTGAAAACCCAATTGCTTGATCTGAAGAAACTTCGCATCCAACCAAACTTTCAAGAGACACATTAATTTGCTCAAATGTACATGTACTAATATCAATTCCTTGAAGTATAGTTTGTGTAAAATCAATATCATTAAGATCGCATCTATTGAAGCTAACTTTATTTAATTTGGTGTTAAAAAAATTTGCACTTCTCAAAGTCGATTGCTCTAAAATCACTTGCTTTAAACGTGTTTCTGCAAAGTTGCTTAAATTCAAATCACAGTTGTCAAAAAGAACGTTTCCAAGATTAGCATCTGATAAATCAAAGCCTAAAAGTTTGCAGTTTTTAAACTCAACTCTATGTATAATGCCTTCACAGAAACGTACATTGGATAAATTACAATTGTCGAAAACCACATCGGTTATATCTATATTCCAAAAATTACTATCAACAAAGCTCACATTTTTAAAAATAACTTTTGATATGATTAGCCTATCTATTACCTCATTTTCAACTTGAGAATTTTCAACTAAGCAGTTTACTAACTCAGGTTCTTCTTCATAAAAAAAATCATGAAAATTTGCGCTTTGTAAATTTGTAGGGATTTTTGGGAATTCAATTCTACCTTTTTTTTTCATTCTAACACCTCTATAGCTTTCTTTATACTTCTCATTAAATATACCTTATGGATGGTATTTAGCCCTTTGTTATTACAGAAACTGTGTGCATTAGTCCAAAATTTCTTTAAATAATTTCCTCCTATTAAAAGAAAATAAAACCTTGTTTATTATATCAGCTTCTATATTGAATGAAGCTAATGATAACTTTAGGGATGTATTTTTGTAATACTCCCTTTTTGTGTATTAAAATTTTTTTATGATTTGAAAACTTTTCGCGTTTTCCTGAGGTATATAAAGTGAAGAGAGAAACAGAAAGGAGTGGCAAACTTGAGCGATCAAGAAATTATTAAACAAATCCAGAGTGGCAACGACAGTGCCTTTAGAGGATTATATGATTTGTATTATGATTATGCGATTCGTACTGCAACAATTGTGATGAACCATAATGCTTCTTACGCTGCGGATGCTGTTCAAGAAACGTTTATCCGTGTCTATCAAAATATTCATTTGTATCAATCTGATCGACCATTTAAACCGTGGTTTTATAAAATTCTTTTAAATGAATGCAATCGAATTTTAAAACAGAACTCCAAAGTGGTTAGTGTTGGGGAAATTATTGAAAGGTCTCAAATAGATCCTAAATTGGAGGATTATGAGGATCTATACGAAGCAATCCAAGGGCTAGAATCACACAATCGAACACCAATTGTATTGAAATATTTAAACGGATTTAAGGAACAAGAAATCGCCGATATATTAGAGGAAAACGTTAATACAATAAAATCTCGGCTTTTTAAAGGAAGGCAGAAACTTAAAACATTCTTAGAAGCCAAAGAGGAGGCGAACTAAATGGACGACAAAAACCTCGATAAAGAGATAAATAAAAGTTTATTAAAAAATACAAATGATGTTTCATCAAAAAAAGAAGATATATGGAAAAGCATTGAAACAAAATTAGCTCTTGATGAAAAAAATAAAAGATTGAAACAGGAGGAGAGTACTATGGAACTTCAACCACGTAGTAGAAAAAATGCAAAGAAGAGAAAAAAATCAAAAGGTTGGTTAACCGGAACAATTGCTGCTGCTATCTTATTAGGTATTTTCACAACAACGACAGACACAGGTCAGGCGTTTGTTAATAATATCAAAGAGTATTTCGCGCCAGAAAAACAAGTGGTAGAGGAAATTGAAGGAATGCCAGAAGAAAAAGAAGTTGTTCTTAAAGAAGGAAAAGCGGGTTATATCATTTATATTGATGAGGAAAGATATAATTTGGTTGAAGAAGACGGTTTTGATAAAATTGTTTTCAATCAGGAGTTAGGCGAACAATATCCAGAGGTATCCATGTCTATTAGGCAAGTAATAGATCAAACACCAGAACAGTTAGCAGAAGAAATTTATGCTGAGCTACAAAACTCTTATGCGACAGTGAGAGAGGTTGAAACTGTCAATGATCCAGTTGAGGGACTATTAATTTCTGCGATTGATGGAAATGAGTGGGACAGTTTAGTCACTAGGGTTTATATTGTATCAAATGAAAAAGAAGGAAGCTTTATCATTGAACAAAAATTCTTCCTTGAAGCAGAGGAAGGTCATGGTGCAAGATTTCACCATATGCTAAGGGAATTTACGATTGTTGAAATTCAAGGAGAATAAACAGCATCAAAGGTAGAGGAACCATTTCTCTACCTTTTTTCATTCTTTAAATGTTTGTAATTAGATAAAAAGGGTATTTATTCGAGCAAGACGCCGCAATTGACTATCTGTAAAATTTATAAAAATAATTAGCCCAAAGTGGGCAAATAAAATTTGTTAGGAGTGTTATTTATGCTATGGTTTATATTTTCGGTTTTATTGATCATGTGGCTTTTCGGTTTTGTTTCAGGAAATGTATTCGGTGGATTTATTCATCTATTGCTAGTTATTGCAATAGTAATGATGCTTATTCGCGTTATACAGGGGCGCAAACCATTCTAGAACATATGAATATTAGTTAGTGGCTAACGATTATAAGTTGTTGGCAATCTTACATAGAATTGATCGAAAGACGCCAAACTACTATCGTCTAACAAAAAAGGAGGTAGTATTATGGATTTTTATTCAGCAGTAGAAAACAGAAGGTCAATATATGGGATTAGTAAGGATGTTGAGGTAGCGGAGTCTAGAATTGAAGAAGTGATTAATCATGCTGTTAAACATACTCCGTCTTCATTTAACTCTCAAAGTGCAAGAGTAGTTTTGTTAGTGGGAGCGCACCATGATAAATTGTGGGATATCACAAAAGAAACATTAAGAAAAATTGTTCCAGCAGAATCATTTGCACCAACAGAGGAAAAAATGGCAAGTTTTAAAAATGGGTTTGGTACGGTTTTATTTTTTGAAGATCAAACAGTAATCGAAGGTTTGCAAAAACAATTTGAGCTTTATAAAGATAATTTCCCTGTATGGTCAGAGCATTCAAACGGGATGCTCCAATATGTTGTTTGGACCGCGCTAGAAATTGAAGGTCTTGGAGCAAACCTCCAGCACTACAATCCAATTATTGACGAAGAAGTAAAACAAGAGTGGAATATACCACAAAGCTGGAAACTCATTGCCCAAATGCCTTTTGGGAAAAAGACAGCAGAACCAGGCGATAAAGAGTTT
This window harbors:
- a CDS encoding histidine phosphatase family protein, with the translated sequence MLNIYFTRHGETQWNIEQRLQGWKNSELTEEGVRNAQLLGERLYQTNFRTIYSSSSERALKTAKIICSDRDIPIHIVDNLKEISFGEWEGKTQVEIEESYEKEYSNFWAMPHEYNHVPHNAESLPDFKLRVEKAIKGIIETNSNGNILIVTHGVVIRAMMSFFLDVPTKNMWDFPIIHGTSLSLVRWNGKQFQKVMLGDTAHMG
- a CDS encoding FUSC family protein — its product is MEWKTVSKSNVRRHGTYGIKVKHSGIVGRRIVKTGISVFITALICIKLKLPVEFAVIAAIVTIEPTASDSIRKGLIRLPASAIGAGLAVFFVYLWGPTALSFTLAAILTIFLCQRLKLYDGILVATLTAVAMVPDIHDHYFLTFLSRLGTTFIGLTVSSLINFFILPPKYSPLIKEKLGPNFQLVTQVLLETVQFVFRIKQTEVIIPSSAYNKLRQETEKISEMLTFQEREWKYHKIKLSEYRNFYRLKKTNTIMQKIVLHLGNLQYVNEPAHFTPSDQDIIMEAVISIQSILNNPSYAIEDRHYTLVYELDTRLKYEANQLLSSNHYFHHFTPKRIIYFELLSIHDCLEELQDLYKG
- the gatC gene encoding Asp-tRNA(Asn)/Glu-tRNA(Gln) amidotransferase subunit GatC yields the protein MARITKDQVKHVAHLARLSVSEEEVELFTEQLDAIIGFAEQLNELDTAGIEPTTHVLDIKNVLREDVVRKSLKREDALKNAPDEQDGQVKVPSIME
- the gatA gene encoding Asp-tRNA(Asn)/Glu-tRNA(Gln) amidotransferase subunit GatA; amino-acid sequence: MSLIEQSVQAIHKQLREKEITVTELVDASYKRIAAVDDKVKAFITLDEENARSYAKQLDEALVGKVEKGLLYGLPIGIKDNIVTKGLKTTCASKILGDFEPVHDATVMGKIRSSEAIMIGKLNMDEFAMGSSTENSGFFQTRNPWNLDHVPGGSSGGSAASVAAGEVLFSLGSDTGGSVRQPASYCGVVGLKPTYGRVSRFGLVAFASSLDQIGPITRSVEDNAYLMQVIAGYDKMDSTSANVDVPDYLSSLTGDVQGLRIAVPKEYLAEGVNEDVRNKVLDALKVLEGLGATWEEVSLPHSKYAVATYYLLSSSEASANLARFDGVRYGVRSDNDKNLIEMYKESRSQGFGNEVKRRIMLGTFALSSGYYDAYYKKAQQVRTLIKKDFDEVLEKFDVIVGPTAPTTAFKIGEKTKDPLTMYANDILTIPVNLAGVPAISIPCGLSNGLPVGLQIIGKHFDESTVYRVAHAFEQATEHHQAKPQL
- the gatB gene encoding Asp-tRNA(Asn)/Glu-tRNA(Gln) amidotransferase subunit GatB — encoded protein: MNFEMVCGLEVHVELKTNTKIFCGCSTEFGAPPNSQTCPICLGHPGVLPVLNKQAVEFGMKASMALNCEIASITKFDRKNYFYPDSPKAYQISQFDKPIGEHGWIDIEVNGEKKRIGITRIHLEEDAGKLTHSEYGDYSLVDFNRVGTPLIEIVSEPDIRTPEEAYAFLEKLKAILEYTEVSDCRMEEGSLRCDANISLRPVGQEEFGTKAEIKNLNSFAHVQKGLAYEEIRQAEVLNAGGEILQETRRWDDVNKKTILMRVKEGSDDYRYFPDPDLVDFHIDDEWKERVRETIPELPDARQARYTSELGLSSYDAGVLTQSKAMAEFFEQGITFDAPPKLLANWLMGEVNAYLKTADKEIGDVPLTPEALAKMIALIEIGTISNKIAKDVFKELIENGGDPETIVKEKGLVQISDEGEIRKMIVGILDQNKASIDDFKAGKDKAIGFLVGQVMKASRGKANPQLVNQILLEEIKTR
- a CDS encoding diacylglycerol kinase; its protein translation is MKRARLIYNPSAGREQVKRQLPYILERLENVGYEASAHATTGKYCAKRAARLAAERNFDLVIAAGGDGTINEVINGLAELPYRPKLGIIPAGTTNDFARAIEVPRSSIEAACDVICNGYEMPIDIGKVGEQYFINIAGGGTLTELTYEVPSKLKTMIGQLAYYAKGIEKLPKIHPVNVRIEYDGKLFEGEIMLFLVSNTNSVGGFERLAPGALVNDGMFDLLILRKTNLADFVRLASAAVRGDHLNDPSVVYVQANRIKVYVDEVVHLNLDGEYGGMLPSEFVNLRHHFQMLVPEKQMRKYLGE
- a CDS encoding pentapeptide repeat-containing protein — translated: MKKKGRIEFPKIPTNLQSANFHDFFYEEEPELVNCLVENSQVENEVIDRLIISKVIFKNVSFVDSNFWNIDITDVVFDNCNLSNVRFCEGIIHRVEFKNCKLLGFDLSDANLGNVLFDNCDLNLSNFAETRLKQVILEQSTLRSANFFNTKLNKVSFNRCDLNDIDFTQTILQGIDISTCTFEQINVSLESLVGCEVSSDQAIGFSKLLGLKIKE
- a CDS encoding RNA polymerase sigma factor; the protein is MSDQEIIKQIQSGNDSAFRGLYDLYYDYAIRTATIVMNHNASYAADAVQETFIRVYQNIHLYQSDRPFKPWFYKILLNECNRILKQNSKVVSVGEIIERSQIDPKLEDYEDLYEAIQGLESHNRTPIVLKYLNGFKEQEIADILEENVNTIKSRLFKGRQKLKTFLEAKEEAN
- a CDS encoding lmo0937 family membrane protein, whose product is MLWFIFSVLLIMWLFGFVSGNVFGGFIHLLLVIAIVMMLIRVIQGRKPF
- a CDS encoding nitroreductase family protein; amino-acid sequence: MDFYSAVENRRSIYGISKDVEVAESRIEEVINHAVKHTPSSFNSQSARVVLLVGAHHDKLWDITKETLRKIVPAESFAPTEEKMASFKNGFGTVLFFEDQTVIEGLQKQFELYKDNFPVWSEHSNGMLQYVVWTALEIEGLGANLQHYNPIIDEEVKQEWNIPQSWKLIAQMPFGKKTAEPGDKEFIPLEERIKIFK